The following coding sequences are from one bacterium SCSIO 12741 window:
- a CDS encoding DUF2911 domain-containing protein — translation MKQIISLFTVAFLMGAAFINPINAQDKSERKSPPMTTNATVGGVNVTINYSSPAVKGRTVWGDLVPYDKVWRTGANEATTFEIDKNLMVEGKKLPKGKYSLFTIPGEKQWVIIFNAQPDQWGAYKYKEKEDVLRVTVRPVPSAVQVENLAIEIEDGMLVIKWDNLMIPARVSAK, via the coding sequence ATGAAACAAATCATATCCCTTTTTACTGTTGCCTTCCTAATGGGAGCTGCTTTTATTAATCCTATCAACGCTCAAGACAAGTCGGAAAGAAAAAGTCCACCTATGACCACCAACGCTACCGTAGGTGGAGTCAATGTAACGATCAACTACAGCTCACCTGCTGTGAAAGGTCGCACCGTTTGGGGAGATTTGGTTCCTTATGACAAGGTATGGAGAACCGGAGCCAACGAAGCCACGACTTTCGAAATTGACAAAAACTTGATGGTAGAGGGTAAGAAGCTGCCAAAAGGAAAGTACAGTTTGTTTACTATTCCAGGAGAAAAACAATGGGTGATCATCTTTAATGCTCAGCCGGATCAATGGGGAGCCTACAAGTACAAAGAAAAGGAGGACGTATTACGCGTAACCGTTCGTCCTGTTCCATCTGCTGTACAAGTGGAAAATCTGGCCATCGAAATTGAAGATGGCATGTTGGTGATCAAGTGGGACAACTTGATGATTCCTGCTCGGGTTAGCGCAAAGTAG
- a CDS encoding TetR/AcrR family transcriptional regulator, with the protein MKKGEHTRQDIIERSAELFNIYGYHGCSLSDIMAATQLRKGGIYNHFKNKDEIALAAFDYSFQEVIMRFRNRLDKDNTPADKLYSIIAVFESFASNPVVKGGCPIFNTANDATDSHPELRQKAREAVNMLLRYVEIKIEEGRESGAIRTDFDSSDFALFLVSTLEGALMISRVNDDLSYMDRAANQMRNYLNNYLIS; encoded by the coding sequence ATGAAAAAAGGAGAACACACTCGACAAGACATTATTGAACGCTCAGCAGAGCTGTTTAATATCTATGGCTACCATGGATGTTCGCTAAGCGATATTATGGCAGCTACACAGCTCAGGAAGGGGGGAATCTACAATCATTTTAAAAACAAGGACGAAATCGCTTTAGCTGCGTTTGACTACTCTTTTCAGGAAGTCATCATGCGGTTTCGCAATCGATTGGACAAGGATAATACCCCGGCAGATAAGCTCTACTCTATCATTGCTGTTTTCGAAAGCTTTGCCTCAAACCCAGTTGTTAAAGGAGGCTGCCCCATATTCAATACAGCCAATGACGCCACCGATTCACATCCTGAATTACGTCAAAAAGCTCGTGAAGCGGTGAATATGCTTCTTCGCTATGTCGAGATAAAAATTGAAGAAGGACGCGAAAGTGGTGCCATACGCACCGATTTTGATTCATCTGACTTTGCTCTGTTTTTGGTGTCCACCTTAGAAGGGGCCTTGATGATTTCAAGGGTAAACGACGATCTGAGTTACATGGACCGGGCTGCAAATCAAATGAGAAACTACCTTAACAATTACCTCATTTCATGA
- a CDS encoding alpha/beta fold hydrolase yields MGAKDAPVALLMHGWSGRGLQFREMIAPLLEEGYQVVTFDAPGHGRSTGKESNIILFKDALLKIQQELGFIHLLIAHSLGGAASWYARVEGLEVGKMVSISTPSIPAQIIQEYLVRINASARTGKALEDHVENLVDRSFESFGAYVNAPLAPAIPTLLFHDLKDKEVSIRHLEKLQEVLPHAKSSLSDGLGHNRILKDAGIIRQIVSFARLEKRQTISA; encoded by the coding sequence GTGGGGGCCAAAGATGCTCCTGTTGCCTTACTGATGCACGGCTGGTCTGGAAGAGGACTGCAGTTTAGAGAAATGATTGCTCCTCTGCTTGAAGAAGGATATCAGGTGGTCACTTTTGATGCTCCCGGTCATGGACGATCGACGGGAAAAGAAAGTAACATCATTCTATTTAAGGATGCCCTGCTCAAAATTCAACAAGAACTGGGCTTCATTCACTTGCTTATCGCCCATTCATTGGGAGGAGCTGCCTCTTGGTATGCCCGTGTAGAAGGACTGGAAGTAGGTAAAATGGTTTCCATTAGTACCCCATCTATTCCTGCCCAAATCATTCAGGAATACCTGGTACGCATAAATGCTTCGGCCCGCACCGGTAAGGCCTTGGAAGACCACGTAGAGAATTTGGTGGATCGCAGTTTTGAATCCTTTGGAGCTTATGTAAATGCTCCCCTTGCTCCTGCCATTCCTACCCTACTTTTTCACGACTTGAAAGACAAAGAGGTGAGTATACGCCATTTGGAAAAACTACAAGAGGTACTACCTCACGCCAAAAGTTCACTTTCAGATGGTTTGGGCCACAACCGAATTCTTAAAGATGCCGGAATCATCCGTCAAATCGTATCCTTTGCCAGGCTGGAAAAGCGCCAAACCATTTCTGCCTAA
- a CDS encoding histidine kinase: protein MRLVFDGVKSVCLYVFLFLLPIQSFGQNPAHWKLTTEHGLPAMTVYDVMQDHSGMIWFGTEHGLCKYDGIQFQSITSNGPFNRDVSYIKQDSLGRIWCRNFSGAVFQVQDDQLKWIKPVYQGEYVEIKDFTFKSDSIFYLNSTKLYGASLGNETQLKLVYDLVGRGRFYYFPIRDSSDQIVVSGLEKKKSANSNKSLIWAPNFNVGSSIQKDQFFLWHQVPLKKFGLFNTDLEYQELNLANYDQPIAATHVSYGPDGLLYITSKNGLFQCDIVGDSLVVRNHYFQDVFLSNLLFDRENNLWLTTLRNGVFVVPDIGLTHWNAFSPVGMQRVTLLKPLETGILIGGNNGKIVHLNQNSVQSYLAEGVEDVRDLELDQNKNLLYAIENGVSIFQFGDSTHIPHEVPHLILKDISLYGEKTLFASAMGAYLFADVKNRTKDNWRRLRVRRSLKAELLDERRALVAYDDKLSWYSNLASDSAQDIQWQGKPIIVKQFERISNDDRFLVLTFTNQFLKLELKENQWNLTTLIDSNQFDIHTFCIGDSNTCFLAGDDGVYRFDESLKSLSPLADWGGMSLGEIYALAKIENTLWIGSNLGLFQKNLSNSYPPSVHSLIQIKRITVNNQPHPIDSSDLHLAYDQNNLSFAFAALSFKANRKQKLEYRLWGAHAGWKSISPNQNVEFSSLSPGDYQLQVRVVNSSLLDSPVWKKNLVIQVPFWSTWWFVSGLILLSMAMTAILVSYILNRRKQSVLKELEQEKLKQSVTDLKLEAIKSQMNPHFIFNALNSIQDYILQNEKELANLYLGKFADLVRNTLEMSQEKEITLARELENLSVYIQLEALRFEPAFDYELVVDKDIDQNATFLPPLFLQPYVENAIKHGLFHKKGSKQLQIIVEKIQNGIDIHIVDNGIGHARSEEIKKRDGRSHKPFATMANSKRVDLVNKNTSSSYHILTQIGPNNEGTEVIITIKKNH from the coding sequence GTGAGATTGGTATTTGATGGTGTGAAGTCCGTTTGTCTGTACGTATTCCTTTTCCTTCTTCCTATTCAAAGCTTTGGACAGAATCCAGCTCATTGGAAACTGACCACAGAACATGGTCTCCCGGCCATGACGGTGTATGACGTGATGCAGGATCATTCAGGAATGATCTGGTTTGGGACCGAGCATGGCCTCTGCAAATACGATGGCATCCAATTCCAATCCATTACCTCCAATGGACCTTTTAACCGAGATGTTTCCTATATCAAACAAGACTCCTTGGGTCGAATTTGGTGCCGAAACTTTTCAGGAGCCGTTTTTCAGGTTCAAGACGATCAGCTCAAGTGGATCAAACCCGTCTACCAAGGTGAATACGTGGAGATAAAGGACTTTACCTTTAAATCTGACTCCATTTTTTACTTGAACAGCACCAAACTCTATGGGGCAAGTTTGGGGAATGAAACACAACTGAAGTTAGTTTACGATCTTGTCGGACGAGGCCGATTCTATTATTTTCCCATACGTGATTCCAGCGATCAGATTGTCGTCTCTGGATTGGAGAAAAAAAAGTCGGCCAACAGCAATAAATCCCTGATTTGGGCGCCAAATTTCAATGTAGGGAGCTCCATCCAAAAAGATCAATTTTTCCTATGGCATCAAGTCCCTCTTAAAAAGTTTGGTCTGTTTAACACCGATTTAGAATACCAAGAACTCAATCTGGCCAATTATGACCAACCCATAGCCGCCACCCATGTATCCTATGGTCCGGATGGACTTCTCTACATCACCAGTAAAAATGGGCTATTTCAATGCGATATTGTTGGAGATTCCCTGGTGGTTCGCAACCATTATTTCCAGGATGTATTCTTATCTAATCTTCTGTTTGACCGGGAAAATAACCTCTGGTTAACCACTCTGAGAAACGGAGTATTCGTGGTTCCTGATATTGGCCTTACTCATTGGAATGCATTTTCGCCAGTAGGTATGCAACGGGTTACTTTACTAAAACCTTTGGAGACAGGAATTCTCATCGGAGGAAATAATGGAAAAATAGTCCACTTAAATCAGAACTCAGTACAATCGTACCTGGCTGAGGGGGTGGAAGATGTGCGAGATTTGGAACTCGACCAGAACAAAAACTTGCTTTATGCCATTGAAAATGGAGTAAGTATTTTTCAATTTGGCGATTCCACTCATATCCCACACGAAGTTCCCCATCTGATTTTAAAAGACATTTCACTCTACGGAGAAAAAACACTTTTTGCTTCAGCCATGGGCGCCTACCTGTTTGCCGATGTAAAGAATCGAACTAAAGATAATTGGAGGAGGCTACGAGTGCGCCGATCCCTAAAGGCCGAACTGCTGGATGAAAGGAGAGCCTTGGTGGCCTACGACGATAAGCTATCCTGGTATTCGAATCTGGCCAGCGATTCTGCGCAAGACATTCAGTGGCAAGGTAAACCTATCATTGTCAAGCAGTTTGAAAGAATTTCAAACGACGATCGCTTCCTTGTTCTCACTTTTACCAATCAGTTTCTAAAATTGGAGCTGAAAGAGAATCAATGGAACTTAACCACTCTTATCGATTCCAACCAGTTCGATATCCATACCTTTTGTATAGGCGATTCCAACACTTGCTTCCTGGCAGGAGATGATGGAGTATACCGATTTGATGAATCCTTGAAATCGCTGAGTCCTCTAGCTGACTGGGGCGGAATGTCGCTCGGTGAAATATACGCGCTGGCCAAAATCGAGAACACCTTATGGATTGGTTCTAACTTAGGCCTTTTCCAAAAAAACCTTTCCAATTCCTACCCGCCCTCAGTACATTCCTTGATTCAGATTAAGAGGATTACTGTCAACAACCAGCCTCATCCTATCGATTCGAGCGACTTGCATTTAGCTTATGATCAAAACAACCTAAGCTTTGCCTTTGCCGCTCTTTCCTTTAAAGCCAATCGAAAACAGAAACTTGAATACCGATTATGGGGTGCCCATGCCGGTTGGAAATCCATATCCCCGAATCAGAATGTAGAATTCTCGTCACTGTCTCCGGGAGACTATCAACTCCAGGTAAGGGTGGTTAACTCTTCTCTATTAGATTCACCAGTATGGAAGAAGAATCTGGTGATTCAAGTCCCTTTTTGGAGTACCTGGTGGTTTGTTTCTGGGCTCATCCTTTTATCTATGGCAATGACCGCAATTTTGGTTTCCTATATATTGAATAGGAGAAAACAAAGCGTCTTAAAAGAACTGGAGCAAGAAAAACTCAAGCAATCCGTCACCGATTTGAAGCTGGAGGCCATCAAATCGCAGATGAATCCGCACTTTATATTCAATGCCCTGAATTCCATCCAAGACTATATTCTTCAAAATGAGAAAGAGTTGGCCAATCTATACCTGGGCAAATTTGCCGACCTCGTAAGAAACACCTTGGAAATGAGCCAGGAAAAGGAAATAACCCTGGCCCGGGAATTGGAAAACCTATCTGTATATATTCAACTCGAAGCGCTTCGGTTCGAACCCGCTTTTGATTACGAATTAGTGGTAGACAAGGACATTGATCAGAATGCCACTTTTCTACCTCCCCTATTTCTCCAACCCTATGTGGAAAATGCAATTAAGCACGGATTGTTTCACAAAAAAGGCTCCAAGCAACTTCAGATTATTGTGGAGAAAATCCAAAATGGGATTGATATTCACATAGTTGATAACGGAATTGGCCATGCTCGGTCGGAGGAAATCAAAAAAAGGGATGGGAGAAGTCATAAACCCTTTGCCACCATGGCCAATAGCAAACGAGTAGATTTGGTTAACAAGAATACTTCCTCCTCCTACCATATTTTAACTCAAATCGGCCCGAACAATGAAGGTACCGAGGTAATAATCACCATTAAAAAGAACCACTAA
- a CDS encoding response regulator transcription factor, giving the protein MTALKALIIDDEPKARRTLATLLSDYCDPVTIVGQAESVQEALQLLKQEKPDVVFLDIDMPVESGFKLFDYVNPVEFHTVFVTAYDQYAIKAFKQAALGYLLKPVQIQELKAVVERCRTAVSQQMRSEQLSILQEYIKPSPTPSDKRIALPVANGFLFKKEKELVCLKADGSYTEIFTVTGERLVISKKLGELEDLLSQNTFYRCHRSYIINLNEIHQFVRESGGYLLLTGDCTATVSKDKREELLQKIAGQA; this is encoded by the coding sequence ATGACTGCACTTAAAGCACTGATTATCGATGATGAACCCAAAGCAAGAAGAACTTTAGCCACTTTATTGAGTGATTATTGCGACCCTGTAACCATCGTTGGGCAGGCAGAAAGCGTGCAGGAAGCACTGCAGTTGCTGAAACAAGAAAAGCCGGATGTCGTTTTCCTGGACATTGATATGCCCGTAGAATCTGGGTTTAAGCTTTTCGATTACGTAAATCCGGTTGAATTCCATACTGTCTTTGTAACTGCCTATGACCAGTATGCGATTAAAGCCTTTAAGCAAGCGGCCTTGGGTTACCTTCTAAAACCGGTTCAAATTCAAGAATTAAAAGCTGTGGTTGAACGCTGCAGAACGGCCGTTTCCCAACAAATGCGTAGCGAACAGTTGTCTATTTTGCAGGAGTATATAAAACCCAGCCCTACTCCATCAGACAAACGAATTGCCCTACCCGTGGCCAATGGGTTTCTGTTTAAGAAAGAAAAAGAGCTGGTGTGTTTAAAAGCGGATGGATCCTACACGGAGATTTTCACTGTTACCGGAGAACGATTGGTGATTTCCAAAAAACTCGGTGAGTTGGAAGATTTGCTTTCCCAAAACACCTTTTACCGCTGCCATCGTTCCTATATCATTAACCTAAACGAAATCCATCAATTTGTACGAGAAAGTGGTGGCTACCTCCTACTAACCGGAGATTGTACGGCAACGGTAAGCAAGGACAAACGCGAAGAACTTCTCCAGAAGATAGCCGGTCAAGCTTAA
- a CDS encoding T9SS type A sorting domain-containing protein — translation MKNQIFTLLASGILLSGGSLKSQTVLSTHAMYGDCQLNRVGLCVDKDDNAYLLATFSQKNNNPLVKIANKNSYYNNNFHQVICAKYNAQNQYTTHKDFPSQTFGQMLGIAYNKAQNKIIAVGGHKLNGGYQKGYAMSLNTDFSGQSTEQFQKAKDFVLNSIAVSSSGANVVSGVDYSNTIRTSSLVTMAGSKNIMRDFSASDHLYITNVAIDDQSRVWGVGQYGGVFDSLPNADKTNGLILRRSLNLSEDTAISIGGGTVRAATIAISGDNVLIGGHFKDTLKYGGKTLVNATTGWGAFVLCINQKGQLKWLTEFEGAESFIQGIAINDCGNVAVTGAYVDQLKVGAANITSNSTSSKRTSFVLLLNSSGEVIWLKGSKGNSNDAFSRGSRVAFKANGNLLVAGNFGGGIIFDSDTLDESNNSPASNHANVFLVEYSISSAPYAMELSNDTIDENNTQQVTVGNLTVEDCKHTSQFTYSLVAGAGDTDNAQFTLNGANLMALPGLDFETKPQLSVRIRVTNPDQKFFEKAFTINLNDLTETVGISELADKRSIHVYPNPVKDQLHVESDGVTRVQLISIEGRVINSPTVQQNGGYLLNTSSLEPGTYVLRVDFTDGVEIRKIMKQ, via the coding sequence ATGAAAAATCAGATTTTTACTCTCTTAGCTTCGGGAATACTGCTTTCCGGTGGCTCTCTTAAAAGTCAGACGGTTCTCTCTACGCATGCCATGTATGGCGATTGCCAATTGAACCGAGTTGGCCTGTGTGTAGACAAAGATGACAATGCATATCTCCTGGCTACATTCTCTCAAAAAAACAACAACCCATTAGTGAAGATTGCTAACAAGAACTCCTACTACAACAACAATTTTCACCAAGTTATTTGTGCCAAATACAACGCTCAAAACCAATACACGACGCATAAAGATTTTCCCAGCCAAACCTTTGGGCAAATGTTAGGCATTGCCTACAATAAAGCACAAAACAAGATCATTGCCGTTGGAGGTCATAAGTTAAACGGAGGCTATCAAAAAGGTTATGCAATGTCTTTGAATACAGACTTTAGCGGACAATCCACTGAGCAATTTCAAAAAGCAAAGGATTTTGTTTTAAACTCCATCGCCGTAAGTTCAAGCGGTGCCAATGTAGTGAGCGGAGTTGACTACAGCAACACCATTAGAACTTCGAGCCTAGTTACCATGGCCGGGAGTAAGAACATAATGAGAGATTTTTCGGCTTCCGATCACTTGTACATCACTAATGTAGCTATAGACGATCAAAGCAGAGTATGGGGTGTTGGTCAATATGGTGGAGTATTCGACTCCTTACCCAATGCCGACAAAACCAATGGCCTTATTCTTCGACGAAGCCTAAACCTATCTGAAGACACGGCAATTTCGATAGGAGGTGGAACAGTAAGAGCCGCAACCATTGCCATTTCAGGTGACAACGTATTAATTGGTGGCCATTTTAAGGATACCCTTAAATATGGAGGTAAAACCTTAGTCAACGCAACTACAGGATGGGGAGCTTTCGTTCTTTGTATCAACCAGAAGGGCCAACTCAAGTGGTTAACAGAGTTTGAAGGAGCTGAATCCTTTATTCAGGGAATAGCCATAAACGATTGTGGAAATGTAGCCGTAACCGGTGCCTATGTGGATCAGCTTAAGGTTGGAGCCGCTAATATTACTTCCAATTCAACCTCCAGTAAGCGAACATCCTTTGTACTTCTGTTAAACTCCTCTGGTGAGGTTATCTGGTTAAAGGGCTCCAAAGGAAATTCTAACGACGCCTTTAGCCGAGGTTCACGAGTGGCCTTTAAGGCCAATGGAAACTTGCTGGTTGCTGGAAACTTTGGTGGAGGAATAATTTTCGATTCAGATACCTTGGATGAATCCAACAATAGCCCAGCAAGCAATCATGCTAACGTTTTTCTGGTGGAATACTCAATCTCCTCGGCCCCATACGCCATGGAATTGTCTAATGACACCATCGATGAAAACAACACCCAACAGGTGACGGTAGGAAATCTTACCGTTGAGGATTGCAAACACACATCCCAATTCACCTACAGTCTCGTAGCTGGTGCCGGTGACACTGACAACGCCCAGTTTACCCTAAACGGAGCTAACCTTATGGCCTTACCAGGACTTGACTTTGAAACCAAACCTCAACTGAGCGTTCGCATTCGGGTAACCAATCCAGATCAGAAATTCTTTGAGAAAGCCTTTACCATCAACCTTAACGATTTGACCGAAACTGTGGGAATATCCGAATTGGCGGACAAACGATCCATTCATGTTTACCCTAATCCGGTAAAGGATCAACTTCATGTTGAATCGGATGGAGTTACTCGAGTACAGCTGATATCTATTGAGGGCAGGGTTATCAACTCTCCGACTGTACAGCAAAACGGTGGGTATCTATTGAATACCTCATCTTTAGAACCAGGAACCTACGTTTTGCGCGTGGATTTTACGGATGGTGTAGAAATCAGAAAAATCATGAAGCAGTGA
- a CDS encoding peptide chain release factor 3: MKLTEEINRRKTFAIISHPDAGKTTLTEKFLLFGGAIQVAGAVKSNKIKKTAASDFMEIEKQRGISVATSVMTFPYRNLLINILDTPGHKDFAEDTYRTLTAVDSVILVIDCVKGVEEQTERLMEVCRMRNTPVIVFINKMDRPGQDPFDLLDELEEKLNIKVRPLSWPINGGQDFKGVYKLYDNSLNLFDGTEKTKVSEDSISIENLSDPVLDKYVGEEDAEILRENVELIDGVYDEFNKEDYQAGAVAPVFFGSALNNFGIQEMLDTFCDIAPFPQGRETNLREVQATEGKFSGFVFKIHANIDPNHRDRIAFLRVVSGTFQRNKFLHHVRLNKKLKFANPASFMAQSKEIIEQAYPGDVIGLYDTGNFKIGDTLTEGETMSYKGIPSFSPEIFREVINKDPMKTKQLEKGLQQLTEEGVAQLFTRQPGNIKIIGTVGNLQFEVIQYRLKNEYGATVDFKPLSFHMACWITTDNQPQLDQFIRVKSTEIATDKDGNYVFLAPSAWMLEKARENYPDLEFHKTSEFKMAI; encoded by the coding sequence ATGAAGTTAACTGAAGAGATAAACCGCAGGAAAACATTTGCCATTATTTCCCACCCGGATGCAGGTAAAACTACTTTGACCGAGAAGTTCCTTCTGTTTGGAGGAGCCATTCAGGTGGCCGGTGCCGTTAAGTCGAACAAGATCAAGAAAACCGCCGCTTCGGATTTCATGGAGATTGAAAAACAAAGGGGGATTTCGGTAGCGACCTCGGTTATGACCTTCCCCTACCGCAATCTGTTGATCAACATTCTGGATACCCCAGGTCACAAAGACTTTGCTGAAGACACCTACCGAACACTAACTGCTGTGGATAGTGTAATCCTGGTGATTGACTGCGTAAAGGGCGTTGAGGAACAAACCGAACGATTGATGGAAGTTTGCCGCATGCGAAATACTCCGGTGATCGTTTTCATCAACAAAATGGACCGCCCGGGTCAGGACCCATTTGACCTGTTGGATGAGCTGGAAGAAAAGTTAAACATCAAAGTAAGACCCCTCAGTTGGCCAATTAACGGAGGCCAGGATTTTAAAGGAGTCTACAAGTTATACGACAACTCGCTCAACCTATTTGATGGGACAGAAAAAACCAAGGTAAGCGAAGACAGTATTTCCATTGAGAACCTTTCCGACCCTGTTTTGGATAAATATGTTGGAGAGGAAGACGCCGAAATATTACGTGAAAACGTAGAGTTGATCGACGGCGTATATGACGAATTCAACAAAGAAGATTACCAGGCTGGCGCTGTTGCTCCTGTGTTTTTTGGATCAGCATTGAACAACTTTGGTATTCAAGAAATGCTCGACACCTTCTGCGATATCGCCCCTTTCCCTCAGGGACGCGAAACCAATCTTCGTGAAGTTCAGGCAACCGAAGGCAAATTTTCTGGCTTTGTATTTAAGATTCACGCCAACATCGACCCCAATCACCGGGATCGAATTGCTTTCTTACGAGTTGTATCTGGAACTTTCCAGCGAAACAAATTCCTCCATCACGTTCGCTTAAACAAGAAATTAAAGTTTGCCAACCCGGCCTCCTTTATGGCTCAGTCCAAGGAAATCATTGAACAGGCCTACCCGGGCGACGTAATCGGATTGTACGATACGGGGAACTTCAAAATTGGCGATACCCTCACCGAAGGTGAAACGATGTCTTACAAAGGAATTCCAAGTTTCTCTCCTGAAATTTTTAGGGAAGTGATTAACAAGGATCCGATGAAGACCAAGCAATTGGAAAAAGGACTGCAACAATTGACCGAGGAAGGAGTGGCTCAATTATTTACCCGTCAACCGGGTAATATCAAAATCATTGGAACGGTTGGAAACCTCCAGTTTGAGGTGATTCAGTACCGTTTAAAAAATGAATATGGCGCCACCGTCGATTTCAAACCGCTGTCTTTTCACATGGCCTGCTGGATCACCACTGATAATCAGCCTCAATTGGATCAATTTATTCGGGTGAAGTCAACAGAGATTGCGACTGACAAAGATGGAAATTACGTATTTTTAGCGCCCTCAGCCTGGATGCTGGAAAAAGCAAGAGAAAACTATCCGGACCTCGAATTCCATAAGACCTCAGAGTTTAAAATGGCCATTTAG
- a CDS encoding endonuclease yields MKSFYSFAIFVLVGFYAVAQQHDTLHFADQNELSDQTISYALQDSAYADSTLTVTAWNYYRYPLTFNATAQVTLGSDGKGNQDVVFGPDHNLFHSGLLLVESKRHILRAVYLDGQGTYSNNYYQSTQNLSEQALRDELARIVSNGYVSLGYTTARDRMYGQIDNHNGDIECVYTGTKATFNTRAGANSNGFNCEHTYPQGFFNKSEPERSDIHHLFPTTVTSNSRRGNDPFARVTGTPTWQQGGSKSGGGKFEPRDVHKGACSRAMMYFVLRYKDYKDGGGQYFFEHQENTLRGWHHQYAPTAAEKQRNDDIFSYQKNRNPFVDYPQFADRISRLVNGTSGESQNPGMKVSQTFTNHVYSDSISRYSYQFLWYNYGNKPIKIESIELAVGLRMDMDTSEHWTREIQPGEYSYLEVHATGDLNGWVDYDDSLIVKFDLFGHEREAIRIKGRWNNGSGGGSGPDGIKEESLVNGWSIYPNPVGAELFVNFETMPTEDLNYRVVSLNGQEILTGTIQSKEFIDVSTLDAGWYLLKIEDMNGEVGTQKFSKLP; encoded by the coding sequence ATGAAATCATTTTATTCATTTGCAATCTTTGTTCTGGTAGGTTTCTACGCTGTTGCTCAACAGCATGACACCCTTCATTTTGCGGATCAGAACGAATTGTCTGATCAAACCATCTCTTACGCTTTACAAGACAGTGCCTATGCAGATTCCACACTTACTGTGACTGCTTGGAACTACTACCGCTACCCACTCACTTTTAACGCTACAGCCCAGGTGACCTTGGGATCGGATGGAAAGGGAAATCAGGATGTGGTATTTGGTCCGGATCATAATTTGTTTCACTCTGGGCTATTACTGGTCGAGTCCAAGCGTCACATTCTACGAGCAGTATACTTGGATGGCCAAGGAACCTATTCCAATAACTACTACCAGTCTACCCAAAACCTTAGTGAGCAAGCGCTGAGAGATGAATTGGCCAGAATTGTTTCAAACGGCTATGTAAGTTTGGGTTACACTACGGCACGTGATCGTATGTATGGTCAAATTGATAACCACAACGGCGATATAGAATGTGTGTACACGGGAACTAAAGCGACCTTTAATACAAGAGCTGGGGCTAACTCCAATGGTTTCAATTGTGAGCACACCTATCCTCAAGGGTTCTTCAATAAATCAGAACCAGAACGCTCGGATATCCATCATTTGTTTCCAACTACCGTTACTTCCAACTCCCGAAGAGGTAACGATCCCTTTGCCCGGGTAACGGGAACTCCAACCTGGCAACAGGGTGGATCAAAATCCGGAGGTGGGAAATTTGAACCTCGCGATGTACACAAAGGGGCCTGCTCGAGAGCAATGATGTATTTCGTACTTCGCTATAAAGACTATAAAGATGGTGGAGGACAGTACTTTTTCGAACATCAGGAAAATACCCTAAGAGGCTGGCACCACCAATATGCACCCACTGCTGCGGAAAAGCAACGTAACGACGATATTTTTAGCTACCAAAAGAACAGAAATCCGTTTGTAGATTATCCACAATTCGCTGATCGCATTTCAAGGTTGGTTAATGGCACTTCAGGTGAATCACAGAACCCAGGAATGAAGGTGAGTCAAACTTTTACCAATCACGTTTATTCGGATAGCATTTCCCGATACAGCTATCAGTTCCTGTGGTATAACTACGGTAACAAACCGATTAAGATAGAGTCCATTGAGTTGGCTGTCGGCCTTCGAATGGATATGGATACATCTGAGCACTGGACCCGAGAAATTCAACCTGGAGAGTACAGCTACCTGGAAGTTCATGCCACTGGTGATCTGAATGGCTGGGTGGATTATGACGATTCCCTTATCGTTAAGTTTGATTTGTTTGGACACGAGAGAGAGGCTATTCGTATCAAAGGCCGCTGGAACAACGGTTCTGGTGGAGGATCTGGACCTGATGGTATAAAAGAGGAATCTTTGGTTAATGGTTGGTCCATTTACCCAAATCCGGTAGGAGCTGAGCTTTTTGTAAATTTTGAAACGATGCCCACCGAGGATCTCAACTACAGGGTAGTGAGTTTAAATGGTCAGGAGATTCTTACAGGCACTATTCAATCCAAAGAGTTCATTGACGTTAGTACTTTGGATGCTGGCTGGTATTTGCTCAAGATAGAGGATATGAATGGAGAAGTTGGTACACAGAAGTTTTCCAAACTTCCTTAA